The following coding sequences lie in one Hydrogenophaga sp. PBL-H3 genomic window:
- a CDS encoding nicotinate-nucleotide--dimethylbenzimidazole phosphoribosyltransferase, with protein sequence MPHDPIFGSISRRSTALPEALKLPMVAGTTDTMLEFALRQRLAPEGLPEHALGRMESLVLQLARVQNGTSIEFDLLAFDSPQLVVFAADHGIADEGMSSMGPSMTEQMVMQLLRGQSPVNALAASHGFDLTVVDAGMAKPISPPNDTRLRGALLLRKIAYGTRNVLLGPAMSTAQAVSAVHAGMDVVRHLPGNVIALGDVGVANSVSAALLLSRLCGVPLVDAFSRDDAEARNLDDSQHVQRVEKLSAAAARHRHAISPFEALAALGGFEIAMMTGAMLQAASERRVVLVDGYVAGAAALVARGLCPDVVDYLVFTHRAADVGHRLLLIHMQTQPLLDMGLRIGQGTGALLAWPMLLAAQSLLER encoded by the coding sequence ATGCCACACGACCCCATCTTTGGATCCATCTCCAGGCGCTCGACGGCGCTGCCCGAGGCGCTGAAGCTGCCCATGGTGGCGGGCACGACAGACACCATGCTGGAGTTCGCATTGCGCCAGCGCCTGGCACCCGAAGGCTTGCCAGAGCATGCCCTGGGTCGCATGGAATCCCTGGTGCTGCAGCTGGCGCGTGTGCAAAACGGCACGTCGATCGAATTCGATCTGCTGGCGTTTGATTCACCACAGCTGGTGGTGTTTGCAGCCGACCACGGCATCGCAGACGAAGGCATGTCGTCGATGGGGCCGTCGATGACGGAGCAAATGGTGATGCAGCTGTTGCGCGGTCAATCGCCCGTGAACGCGCTCGCCGCATCGCATGGTTTTGATCTCACCGTGGTGGACGCCGGCATGGCCAAGCCGATCTCGCCGCCCAACGACACCAGGCTGCGCGGCGCCCTGCTGCTGCGCAAGATCGCTTACGGCACACGCAACGTCTTGCTCGGACCGGCGATGTCCACCGCACAGGCGGTGTCGGCGGTGCATGCCGGCATGGATGTGGTGCGCCACCTGCCGGGCAACGTCATCGCGCTGGGTGATGTGGGCGTGGCCAATTCGGTGAGCGCGGCTTTGCTGCTGTCGCGCCTGTGCGGCGTGCCGCTGGTGGACGCCTTCAGCCGAGACGATGCCGAGGCCCGCAACCTGGACGACTCCCAGCATGTGCAGCGGGTGGAGAAGCTTTCAGCGGCAGCCGCACGCCACCGCCATGCCATCAGCCCGTTTGAAGCCCTGGCGGCGCTGGGCGGATTCGAGATTGCCATGATGACCGGCGCCATGCTGCAGGCGGCCAGCGAGCGGCGCGTGGTGCTGGTGGATGGTTACGTGGCCGGTGCCGCGGCCTTGGTGGCCCGTGGCCTGTGCCCGGATGTGGTGGATTACCTGGTGTTCACCCACCGCGCTGCCGATGTCGGGCACCGCCTGCTGCTCATCCACATGCAGACGCAACCACTGCTCGACATGGGCCTGCGCATCGGTCAGGGCACGGGGGCATTGTTGGCGTGGCCCATGTTGCTGGCGGCGCAGAGCTTGCTGGAACGCTAG
- a CDS encoding 5'-nucleotidase: protein MGVSLEGKLVVAISSRALFDFEEENRLFETGDDRAYMKLQLDRLDTPALPGVAFSLVHKLLAFNDVDAQRVEVVILSRNDPVSGMRVFRSAQHYGLPIQRGSFTRGQPPWRYLRPLRANLFLSTHLADVRAALDTGVPAAQVYPHSVHASDAHPHEVRIAFDGDAVLFSDEAERVYQSEGLSAFQEHEASKAGMPLAGGPFKPLLEALHRLQSEGTPLMRVRTALVTARSAPAHERAIRTLMNWNIEVDEAMFLGGLPKGEFLREFEPDFFFDDQTGHIESASLHVPAGHVASGISNP, encoded by the coding sequence ATGGGTGTATCTCTCGAAGGCAAACTCGTTGTCGCCATCTCATCGAGGGCGCTGTTCGATTTCGAGGAGGAAAACCGGCTGTTTGAAACCGGCGATGACCGTGCCTACATGAAACTGCAGCTTGACCGACTCGACACGCCGGCCCTGCCCGGCGTGGCGTTTTCGCTGGTGCACAAGCTGCTCGCCTTCAACGACGTCGACGCCCAGCGGGTGGAGGTGGTCATCCTCTCGCGCAACGACCCGGTTTCGGGCATGAGGGTGTTCCGCTCGGCGCAACACTACGGCCTGCCGATCCAGCGCGGCAGCTTCACGCGCGGCCAGCCACCGTGGCGCTACCTGCGCCCGCTGCGCGCCAACCTGTTCCTCTCGACCCACCTGGCCGATGTGCGCGCCGCGCTGGACACCGGCGTGCCCGCCGCTCAGGTGTATCCCCACTCGGTACACGCCAGCGACGCGCACCCGCACGAGGTGCGCATCGCGTTTGACGGCGATGCAGTGCTGTTCTCCGACGAAGCCGAGCGCGTCTACCAATCGGAAGGCTTGTCGGCGTTCCAGGAACACGAAGCCAGCAAAGCCGGCATGCCGCTGGCCGGTGGTCCGTTCAAACCACTGCTCGAAGCCCTGCACCGCCTGCAGAGCGAAGGCACGCCGCTCATGCGCGTGCGCACCGCACTGGTCACGGCACGCAGTGCACCGGCCCACGAGCGCGCCATCCGCACGCTGATGAACTGGAACATCGAGGTCGATGAAGCCATGTTCCTCGGCGGCCTGCCCAAGGGCGAGTTCCTGCGCGAGTTCGAGCCCGACTTCTTCTTTGACGACCAGACTGGCCACATCGAGTCGGCCTCGCTGCACGTGCCCGCCGGACACGTGGCCAGTGGCATCTCCAATCCCTGA
- a CDS encoding ABC transporter ATP-binding protein/permease, whose translation MTLSEKFQGFRVFARKVGRLTMPYFRSDQKWKARALLAAIVALNLGSVYMLVLLNEWNRVFYDALQNKDAAVFWRELGRFTYLAFGFIIIAVYRFYLTQLLEMRWRAWMTGHYLDRWLANKAFYHLELARFAQGQDAPPDNPDQRIAEDMNLFTSYTVSLTMGLLNAVVTLVSFVGILWALSGSFAFSFNGGQYTIPGFMVWMAVLYCALGSVITHYLGRSQIALNFKQQRFEADFRHHLVRVREYSESIALDKGEPVERQQLGGRFGAVITNYLQLINAQKRLTWFTVGFSQAAVVFPFIVAAPRFFSGAIQLGELIQISSAFGRVQDSLSWFVDNYSSLAAWRATTDRITSFEESFQALEASEHIAAPQTNTDDALAIDNLQLALPGGVALLAVHGLKVSPGDTVLVKGPSGSGKSTLFRGLAGIWPWSQRTLRTPTGFADKVMFLPQRPYFPLGSLRDALAYPEPAERYSNDDLQQALRDALLPDLATRLDEHDAWGQKLSGGEQQRLAIARAMLKKPRWLFVDEATSALDEAAEATVYARLQALVKESNGALVSIAHRPGVAAFHRTQWTFTPDATGEARYRLESTAV comes from the coding sequence ATGACCCTGAGCGAAAAATTTCAAGGCTTCCGCGTGTTCGCCCGCAAGGTGGGTCGTCTCACCATGCCGTACTTCCGGTCCGACCAGAAATGGAAGGCGCGCGCGCTGCTGGCCGCCATCGTGGCGCTCAACCTCGGCTCGGTGTACATGCTGGTGCTGCTCAACGAGTGGAACCGCGTGTTCTACGACGCCCTGCAAAACAAGGACGCTGCCGTGTTCTGGCGCGAGCTCGGCCGCTTCACCTACCTCGCGTTCGGCTTCATCATCATCGCGGTCTACCGCTTCTACCTCACGCAGTTGCTCGAAATGCGCTGGCGCGCCTGGATGACCGGCCACTACCTCGACCGCTGGCTCGCCAACAAGGCCTTCTACCACCTGGAACTCGCGCGCTTTGCCCAGGGCCAGGACGCCCCGCCCGACAACCCCGACCAGCGCATCGCGGAAGACATGAACCTGTTCACCAGCTACACCGTGAGCCTGACCATGGGTCTGCTCAACGCGGTGGTCACGCTGGTGAGCTTCGTCGGCATCCTGTGGGCGCTCTCGGGCAGCTTTGCCTTCTCGTTCAACGGCGGCCAATACACCATCCCCGGTTTCATGGTGTGGATGGCGGTGCTCTACTGCGCGCTCGGCAGCGTGATCACGCACTACCTGGGTCGCTCGCAGATCGCGCTCAACTTCAAGCAGCAGCGCTTTGAAGCCGACTTCCGCCACCACCTGGTGCGCGTGCGGGAGTACAGCGAATCCATTGCGCTGGACAAGGGCGAACCGGTGGAGCGCCAGCAGCTCGGCGGGCGCTTCGGCGCCGTCATCACCAACTACCTCCAGCTCATCAACGCGCAGAAACGCCTGACCTGGTTCACCGTGGGCTTCAGCCAGGCCGCGGTGGTGTTCCCCTTCATCGTGGCCGCGCCGCGTTTTTTCAGCGGCGCGATCCAGCTCGGTGAACTGATCCAGATCTCGTCGGCCTTCGGCCGCGTGCAGGACTCGCTCTCGTGGTTCGTAGACAACTACAGCAGCCTGGCCGCCTGGCGCGCCACCACCGACCGCATCACCAGCTTTGAAGAAAGCTTCCAGGCGCTGGAAGCCTCCGAACACATCGCCGCCCCGCAGACCAACACCGACGACGCGCTGGCCATCGACAACCTGCAACTCGCCCTGCCCGGCGGCGTGGCGCTGCTGGCGGTGCACGGCCTGAAGGTGTCGCCGGGCGACACCGTGCTGGTCAAAGGCCCGTCGGGCAGCGGTAAATCCACCTTGTTCCGCGGCCTGGCCGGTATCTGGCCCTGGTCACAACGCACCCTGCGCACGCCCACTGGTTTTGCGGACAAGGTGATGTTCCTGCCGCAGCGGCCCTACTTTCCGCTGGGCTCGCTGCGCGACGCCCTGGCCTACCCCGAACCCGCCGAGCGCTACAGCAACGACGACCTGCAGCAAGCCCTGAGGGATGCCCTGCTGCCCGACCTGGCCACCCGGCTGGACGAGCACGACGCCTGGGGCCAGAAGCTCTCGGGCGGAGAGCAGCAGCGCCTGGCCATCGCCCGCGCGATGCTCAAGAAACCCCGCTGGCTGTTCGTGGACGAAGCCACGAGCGCGCTCGACGAAGCGGCCGAGGCCACGGTGTATGCGCGGCTGCAAGCCTTGGTGAAAGAGAGCAACGGCGCGCTGGTGTCCATTGCCCACCGGCCGGGGGTGGCGGCGTTTCACCGAACGCAGTGGACGTTCACGCCGGATGCGACGGGCGAGGCGCGTTACCGGTTGGAGTCAACGGCTGTGTAG
- a CDS encoding HlyD family type I secretion periplasmic adaptor subunit, which produces MSMTIRLQALSDLLKRYGAAFQSAWQHRAEMVSTPRLPHEAQFLPAALSLQETPVSPAPRVSMWLLIGFMLIALLWAIFGHIDVVATAQGKIVPNDRTKTIQSFDTASVKAIHVTDGQRVKAGDLLIELDATSTQADTERVVGEQAVALLQVARGRALLESLRLGQEPRLTRPPGVDDTRFLEAQRLLAGQHAEYTARLSRISADTARREAELRSTQALVRKLEQTLPIAQQRAHDFKNLVDQSFVSRHGYLEREQVRIEQEADLANQRSRLRETEAALREVQGQRQALMAETHRATLDSTAEAQQRLDALDQEWKKADSRGKLMRLTSPVDGTVQQLAVHTQGGVVTEAQPLMVIVPSDNPLEVEAFFENKDIGFVKTGQVAEVKIETFQYTKYGTLDAELATVSHDAITDEKRGLIYSSRVRMAKTTLMVDGTEVSLSPGMAVTVEVKTGRRRVIEYFLAPLIQHGSESLRER; this is translated from the coding sequence ATGAGCATGACCATTCGACTTCAAGCGCTGAGCGACCTCCTCAAGCGATACGGCGCCGCGTTCCAGTCCGCCTGGCAACACAGGGCCGAGATGGTTTCCACACCCCGTTTGCCGCACGAAGCCCAGTTCCTCCCCGCTGCGCTTTCGCTGCAGGAAACGCCCGTGTCCCCCGCGCCCCGAGTGTCCATGTGGCTGCTGATCGGCTTCATGTTGATCGCACTGCTCTGGGCCATCTTCGGCCACATAGACGTGGTGGCCACCGCGCAGGGAAAGATTGTGCCCAACGACCGCACCAAGACCATCCAGTCCTTCGATACTGCCTCGGTGAAAGCGATTCACGTGACTGATGGCCAGCGTGTGAAGGCAGGTGACCTGCTCATCGAGCTGGACGCCACCAGCACGCAGGCCGACACCGAGCGTGTGGTGGGCGAGCAAGCCGTCGCGTTGCTGCAAGTGGCGCGCGGACGGGCGCTGCTCGAATCCCTGCGGTTGGGTCAAGAGCCGCGACTCACCCGGCCTCCCGGTGTGGACGATACGCGCTTTCTGGAGGCCCAGCGATTGCTGGCTGGGCAACACGCCGAGTACACGGCTCGTCTGAGCCGCATCAGTGCCGACACCGCCCGGCGCGAAGCCGAGCTGCGCTCCACCCAGGCGCTGGTACGCAAGCTGGAGCAGACGCTGCCCATTGCTCAACAGCGCGCGCACGACTTCAAGAACCTGGTGGACCAGAGCTTCGTCTCGCGCCACGGCTACCTGGAGCGCGAGCAGGTTCGCATCGAGCAGGAGGCCGATCTGGCCAATCAGCGCAGCCGCTTGCGCGAAACGGAAGCTGCCCTGCGCGAGGTGCAGGGGCAGCGCCAGGCCCTGATGGCCGAGACCCACCGCGCAACGCTGGACAGCACCGCCGAAGCCCAGCAGAGGCTCGACGCGCTGGATCAGGAGTGGAAGAAGGCCGACTCGCGCGGAAAGCTCATGCGCCTGACGTCACCCGTGGATGGCACGGTGCAACAGCTGGCGGTGCACACCCAAGGCGGCGTGGTCACCGAGGCACAACCCCTGATGGTGATCGTGCCCAGTGACAACCCGCTGGAGGTGGAAGCATTCTTCGAGAACAAGGACATCGGTTTCGTGAAAACCGGGCAGGTGGCCGAGGTGAAGATCGAGACCTTCCAGTACACCAAGTACGGCACGCTCGACGCTGAATTGGCTACGGTCTCGCACGACGCCATCACCGACGAAAAGCGCGGGCTGATCTACTCCAGCCGCGTTCGCATGGCCAAGACCACGCTGATGGTGGACGGCACCGAGGTCAGCCTCTCCCCGGGCATGGCGGTGACCGTCGAGGTCAAGACCGGACGGCGGCGGGTGATCGAGTATTTCCTTGCGCCGTTGATTCAACACGGAAGCGAGAGCCTGAGAGAACGTTGA
- a CDS encoding type I secretion system permease/ATPase has product MPAWLAFDPTTLTFTAAAGASAAGLLSLRLLATDAAGLSVTTRFSLDVQSVNHAPTVNSPLAPQLALANRSLSYVIPTDSFVLQLFALITPLFFQVVMDKVLVHRGYTTLDVIAIGFVVVVVFEVTLTALRSFVFAHTTSRIDVELGARLFRHLLGLPLAYFQARRVGDSVARVRELENVRAFLTGNALTVVLDLLFSVVFIAVIAYYSSWLTLIVVISLPCYAILTAVYTPVLRARLNEKFNRGAENQAFLVETISGIDTVKSMAVEPQWTRRWDNQLAAYVSSSFRTATIGTVANGGVTLISKLVTVATLYFGARLVIEGQLSVGQLIAFNMLAGQVAQPVMRLAQLWTDFQQTGISVQRLGDILNSRTEVAGAKSALPPLTGRITLDDVVFRYRPDAPEALRNLSIDIAPGEVIGVVGRSGSGKSTLTKLIQRLYVPERGRVLVDGMDLALADASSLRRQVGVVLQENVLFARSIRDNIALADPGAPLPAVVAAARLAGAHDFITELPEGYDTLVGEHGSTLSGGQRQRIAIARALISNPRILILDEATSALDYESERIIQDNMKAIARGRTVIIVAHRLSAVRDANRIVVMERGQIVETGSHAELLQNPSGVYAALHRLQQG; this is encoded by the coding sequence ATGCCCGCCTGGCTGGCATTCGATCCCACAACGCTCACCTTCACCGCTGCCGCAGGCGCATCGGCTGCCGGTTTGCTGTCGCTTCGCCTACTGGCCACCGATGCAGCAGGCCTGAGCGTGACGACACGCTTCAGCCTGGACGTGCAGAGCGTCAACCATGCGCCCACCGTGAACAGTCCGCTGGCACCGCAGCTGGCATTGGCCAACAGGTCGCTGAGCTACGTGATCCCGACAGACAGCTTCGTGCTGCAACTCTTCGCACTCATCACACCGCTCTTCTTCCAGGTGGTGATGGACAAGGTGCTGGTTCACCGGGGTTACACCACGCTGGACGTGATTGCCATCGGCTTTGTGGTGGTGGTGGTGTTTGAGGTGACGCTCACCGCACTGCGCAGCTTCGTGTTTGCCCACACCACCAGCCGGATTGATGTGGAGCTCGGCGCACGGCTGTTTCGGCATTTGCTGGGTCTGCCGCTGGCGTACTTTCAGGCGCGGCGCGTGGGCGACTCGGTGGCGCGGGTGCGCGAGCTGGAGAACGTGCGGGCTTTTCTCACCGGCAATGCGCTCACCGTGGTACTCGATCTGTTGTTCTCCGTGGTGTTCATTGCCGTCATAGCCTATTACAGCAGCTGGCTCACGCTGATCGTGGTGATTTCGCTGCCGTGTTACGCCATCCTCACAGCGGTATACACGCCGGTGCTGCGCGCGCGCCTGAACGAAAAGTTCAACCGGGGCGCGGAGAACCAGGCTTTTCTGGTGGAGACTATCAGCGGCATCGACACCGTGAAAAGCATGGCGGTGGAGCCGCAATGGACTCGCCGCTGGGACAACCAGCTGGCCGCCTACGTGTCGTCGAGCTTTCGCACGGCCACCATCGGCACGGTGGCCAACGGCGGCGTCACGCTCATCTCCAAGCTGGTGACGGTGGCCACGCTGTACTTCGGCGCGCGGCTGGTCATTGAAGGCCAGCTCAGCGTGGGCCAGTTGATCGCCTTCAACATGCTGGCCGGCCAAGTAGCGCAACCGGTGATGCGACTGGCGCAGCTGTGGACGGACTTCCAGCAGACCGGCATCTCGGTGCAGCGCCTGGGCGACATCTTGAACAGCCGCACCGAGGTGGCTGGCGCCAAGAGCGCGCTGCCTCCGCTCACCGGTCGCATCACGCTGGACGACGTGGTCTTCCGTTACCGGCCAGACGCCCCGGAGGCATTGAGGAACCTCTCGATCGACATCGCGCCGGGCGAGGTGATTGGCGTGGTGGGCAGATCCGGCTCGGGCAAGAGCACGCTGACCAAACTCATCCAGCGGTTGTATGTGCCCGAGCGTGGGCGGGTACTGGTCGATGGCATGGACCTGGCGCTGGCAGACGCCAGCTCGCTGCGCCGCCAGGTGGGCGTGGTGCTGCAAGAAAACGTGCTGTTCGCCCGCAGCATCCGCGACAACATCGCCCTGGCCGACCCCGGGGCGCCGCTGCCTGCCGTGGTAGCCGCCGCGCGCCTGGCCGGTGCGCACGACTTCATCACCGAGCTGCCCGAAGGCTACGACACGCTGGTGGGTGAACACGGCTCCACGCTCTCGGGTGGCCAGCGCCAGCGCATTGCGATTGCGCGCGCGCTCATCTCGAACCCCCGCATCTTGATCCTGGACGAGGCCACCAGCGCGCTGGACTATGAGAGCGAACGCATCATTCAGGACAACATGAAGGCCATTGCCAGGGGGCGTACGGTGATCATCGTGGCGCACCGTCTGAGCGCTGTGCGCGACGCGAACCGAATTGTGGTGATGGAGCGTGGGCAGATCGTGGAGACAGGCTCGCACGCCGAGCTGCTGCAGAACCCCTCGGGCGTGTATGCAGCCTTGCACCGACTGCAACAGGGTTGA
- the queC gene encoding 7-cyano-7-deazaguanine synthase QueC, with the protein MTAASHNTPHHTSALVLFSGGQDSTTCLAHALERFPRVETLGFDYGQRHSVELQARPVVLRELRERFPAWADRLGEDHVLDLAVLGKVSETSLTRDMAFRMEASGLPNTFVPGRNLLFLTLAAALAYRRGIQVIVTGVCETDFSGYPDCRDDTMKALQVALSLGMDHRFLIDTPLMWIDKAATWCLAESLGGPALVDLIVEHTHTCYLGDREHRQAWGYGCGSCPACELRARGWDNYASPLS; encoded by the coding sequence ATGACTGCAGCCTCCCACAACACCCCCCACCACACCAGCGCGCTGGTGCTGTTCTCCGGCGGGCAAGACTCCACCACCTGCCTGGCCCACGCGCTCGAACGCTTCCCGCGCGTGGAAACCCTGGGCTTCGACTACGGCCAGCGCCACAGCGTCGAACTGCAAGCCCGTCCCGTGGTGCTGCGTGAGCTGCGCGAGCGCTTTCCGGCCTGGGCCGATCGACTGGGCGAAGACCATGTGCTTGACCTTGCCGTGCTCGGCAAGGTGAGCGAAACCTCGCTCACGCGCGACATGGCCTTTCGCATGGAGGCCAGCGGCCTGCCCAACACCTTCGTGCCCGGCCGCAACCTGCTGTTTCTCACACTCGCCGCCGCCCTGGCCTACCGCCGCGGCATCCAGGTCATCGTCACCGGCGTCTGCGAAACCGACTTCTCCGGCTACCCCGACTGCCGCGACGACACCATGAAAGCGCTGCAGGTGGCCCTGTCCCTGGGCATGGACCACCGCTTCCTGATCGACACCCCGCTCATGTGGATCGACAAAGCCGCCACCTGGTGCCTGGCCGAGAGCCTGGGCGGCCCAGCGCTGGTGGACCTGATCGTGGAACACACCCACACCTGCTACCTCGGCGACCGCGAGCACCGGCAGGCCTGGGGCTATGGGTGCGGGAGCTGCCCGGCTTGTGAGTTGCGGGCTCGGGGGTGGGACAACTACGCCTCCCCGCTGAGCTGA